The sequence GCATAATTTGTAAAGTATCTTCCAGATGAAGGATATAAAGCAGAATAATTGGGATAGGATAATTCTTGGTCACTTATATGCCTTGCTTTGGTACACACTTGTTGATTGCtccattttgtattttctctgcCAAATGAGAGTCTGTTATCACAGAGCTCATTTCCTTGCACATCACTGGATATGTATTCTGCTGAGTACTCCTTCACTGGGCTGCTCTGGTATGAAGAGGCCCCAGGAGCCAAATTCATGGAGGGCGCGGAGTTTCTGAGCTGTCTCAGCCATTGGCTGACACCACTGGCAGGAATATCAGGCTCAACAGCAGGAGAGTCCCCGAGCAGAGACACACTTGCAAAGTTGTCAGGTGTCAGATGACAGGAGGATGATCCATTATCTTCTTGGTAACTGTTGGGGTGAGCAGGAGCAAAAGAAGCATCTTCAGAACACTCTTCATACTGAGACAAAAAACCTTGATTCCAGTCAGAACTTCCTGAATAAATAAGGGGTACTTAAAGttagcaaaatattaaaataccaGCTGCAAACACAACTACTTTGAGATTTTATGATGTGTACTTCTgttcttttcccatttcctgccTTTATGTCTTAActgagttttgcatttttttacccaaaaattCTAATAGTAAATAGATCAGGAAGGGTTACTGCTTGAATTTCCATAACCTTAACATAACACTGTTCAGTGAGACAGGGATGTTTTCAGACAGTTAAGTCATTAAAGCTCCAGAAAATTATATCCTGAACTGACTCAGAGGGCACAGACACAGTACACCAGCTAAGAAGCACTATGGCTGGCCATAAAAGTAAATTTTCACAATCTGTGCAGGCTCCAGAGTAAACAAactagtaggaaaaaaaataaattacctttGTATTCTACATCTGGCCCATAGTGTTCTGGGATGCTTTGCCTTTCTGGAAATTCATCTTGAGGTACTGGCACCAGTGGGCCTAAACTGTTGGTGTAATTATCCTAGGTAAAGCAAAAGGTCAGAATGTCTGTTTGCAAATGCAAGAATTTAAGAACTTTACAAATTCTAAAAAGCAACAAATTTCCCATAGAAAGTTAGCAAAGTACAGTTTCAAGTGATAGGAAAGTCCATGTGAGGGGTGTGTTGTTACCACATTGCACCACTATTTTCCAGTGTTATTTGAAGAGATACTTTCCTCGAGAACAGAAGGAGGTCTCTGGTGAAGACAATGTCTCCTGTTTCAAATTTATTGCCTTGTCTCTCTTATCATCACCTGGCTAAAATATAAAACTGCTGCATATGCAAATCCTGCCTCCATCTGGGGAATGCAGAATGGAAGGCCCAGCTGAGCGATTAAGCAGCAGAAACAACATTTAactggtgctggtggcagcaatTGCACAGAGATAGTTACTGCAGCTCACCTGACATGGAATATACAATTGAGTCTGaaacagctttcagaaaaaaaataaatcctgaattTTGTGAACCAGTAGCTGCCAGAGTGATTAATCATTTCTTCACAGATTCAGGTCCTTCttcaaattcctttttccaTGGGTAGTCAACCTCTTTGCAAAGAAGCTATGGAGGCTTGTAAGGACCAACATATAGTCAAGAACATCTTGCCTACCTTAATCTTAACAGATTAAAACTCCCAACTGAGAGCAAAGCTACAAGTTATGAGAAAGACAGGCCTACTCACAGgaccacaaaagaaaaaagtggcaCATTTGGGTGGCACTTAAAGCCTCAATGATCTTAGAACAAAAGCTAACAAGCAAGGGACCACCACAAAAAGGGTGACAACCTGTCATTGAGAAGCAAAATGATGCCCAGAAtagaacacacacacaaaaaaagccaaaacagatACATGATGATGGAATACTAAGAGAAATGTGCTATGTAATTAATAtctttgttatttaaaaattgtaaaagaagaaaattaaagtacATTTAACTGGAGGTTTTGACCATGCCTGAACTGCTACAGGTTGGCAGGGTGTTAATACAGTGAGTTTAACCACTCATTTCCTCCCAATAGTAAAACAATTCTGGACAAGATTAAGTTACttactgctgctttcttttcacaAAAGGCCTTCAAAGCCTCCATGAGTTCCTGTGTAATGCGAACAACAAGTGTTGCTTCTGAGTCTGAGGTGATGTGAAAAGTCTCCTGTCAAAAAACATGGTTAGAATTGGTCATTAGGATGCCAAAGGGTCAAATACACAAACAGATCAAAGTTATACTTTGATTTTTGTATAACCAAATTTATACTATTGGTTAACATATGGCATATATGATAAATGTAtccaaaaatatcaaaaaataaaattgcgAGCATAATTATGGCCTGATAAAAGGTAAAACATAAACTTGGATTTCTGTGCCACTCCTGTACCGTCAAGTCCATAAAAATTTTGTTGCAGACAGAGAATGGCACAAGTCCTAAATTTATATTATCTGTGTAGAAAATTGAATAAATAATAAGCTTCAGGCTGATTACTAAGTAAATGAATTTATAAGTGATTACAGCAAGTTAAAAGAATATAGGCAGTCTTTTGTAAGGAATAGCTGTGATTCCTGTACATAAAAGTCAATTAACTACCAAGTTTTTTTGTAGTTTACTAATTATCCCTTAAGacttgctttttctctctctttctgaaGTCACAAGTAACCACCGTGTGCAAGACATGAAGCACTCATTTCAAAACATTCTACTTCTGATTTCAGTGCATAAACACAATTCAAACTCAAATGAAACATTCCAATTGCCTTAGGCACAGAACATTACTTTCACAGAGTAAAAGTCAGATATTTTCATAAACCCAAAAGACAAAATGAGGCTTACTATGTCACTGTCAACAGCAACAGAACTGATAAACTTTCCCCAATCACTACAAGAccagcagctgtgctctctCTGGCAGCCAGACCAGACTGGCTCCTCTTGCTCAGCATTATCAACAATCCCATTAGATAtggccagccagcagcacctgagcaCCACCAGTGCTGCTAATTAACACTGCTTGTCAGGGTGGCTCCTCAGCAAAGAGGAGAGTCATCCACAGAACAGGCTGAGAGCTCACATTTAATCCAGCCAATTGCTCTGAGCTAAGCTACAGCTGCACTAACTTTTGAGGGCAGAGTCcactaaaatagaaattaatgtTGCAGTCAAGTGAGTTTGATCAATAATCAGAGGCCACTTCAAACAATAATCACTGCATGGTACTGGTGAAACATCCCAACTCTCATCACAATTATTTTACATACGTACCAAGAACTCCAGAGCTTTCTGTTTCCGAACAGGATCGTTCTGTAGGATtgaaaaatagggggaaaaaaatttagaagacTGAATTTTACAGCAGTTGTTGCATCATCTTGTACAGAACGAgatattttaatcttttatcCAACAACAAAAGTCAACacaaagaaaagataattttaggTCAGAGCCATAAACATGTAACCTTAGATCTTCAGTATCAGTTTGGTAGCAGCTACACAAACACAACTGCTTTCCTTCCAATACCAGGAAGAACACATTTCACATCCAAGCCACACACCTACAGGAGCTatctttcccagcctttcctcactcAGGAGCAAAATCATGTTAAAAAAGTCAAGTGCTCAGCTGCATTTAGCACAGTACCTGACCAGCCTGAGGCCCACACAACCAACTCTGCCACTAAGATAAAAACAAGGCACTTCTCAGTGTTTGTTTCCAGAGCTAATCAGGACAGACACTTCAGTAATCATTTTGAATGTCACCTCTGAGTTAGAAAAAGGGATTGTAAATCTTTAGATATATCTTAAGATTTAAACCAAACTTTCAGTATAGAATAGTCTTGATCTGAAGAGGGAGAAGACAGGGAAGGGGagactgcagcacaggctgggagacCTGGCCCGGAAACACTGGCTCTGAGACTCTCAGTGGCTCTGAACAGGATTTATGAGAGCTAAGGTGAATGTACTGTAttctcttcccctctgctgtgaTGAACACAAAACCCTGACTCATTAGGTCAATTGCTTCTGCaagaatattaataaaatactaaataaagCCAAAGAATAAgcatttttccagaaaaaaaaataaaaacaagcataAAGAAATTGCTACAAAATGAGAACTTGTGAGTATGTGAACTCCTGTGTGGAGTTACTGCCTCTACATACCTCTTGCTTATAATCATCTTCCcaccttaaaagaaaaaaaaatatagtattAAGATGCATTCTAAAAATTACGAAAACACTAAGTTtactcaaaatatttcagtttccaaATTTTTATCACTTACCAATACTGGATATCTTTCTCTAAGAAATAACAGTGTTTTAAATATGCTGTAAAGGTCCTTATTCTGACTGACTCTCAAAGAGACCAGTAGTGCAGATGAACTTCTTTACAAATCAGCTAAAGgacatgattaaaaaaatggcgagttgtgctttttcttcctaTATAAACAGCTGTTTATAAAACTTACTCAGCCAATGATATCCCACAGAGAATGGAAGCAGCTTGAAATTTTAATTGCAATTACTTTTTGAGTGCAGTATTTCAAAAGTCATAGCTGCTACTTCCTCACAGACAAAAAGGAACAATTTAAAGAAGAGGAGTAAGTACAGTGGAAAGAcaatataaaatgttttcctatATGTCATGATGTTTGctacagaaaaacagatttaaaattctgttttgattCTCCTGTGCAGGTAGTACTCTCACCTTGATTTCTTCTTCAATGGggctagaaaataaaaaagaattattaGCAACATTACAAGGTTTGCACTGTATTTCTGCAACAGAAGCATTACACAAACAGAACAGTTACTAGCTGTGAAGTGGCTGTGGTTTCTGTAAAGGGTAAGATTCAGCAGCAAATGGCACACACACCCATCTTAGAAACCAGCAGGCATCCTTGCTGAAAAGTCTGTGGGAGTCCCATGCCCTAAAGGCTCTGCAGGGTACCCTACAGCACCTGTGCTCAGGCAGCTGAACCCCACACAAGAAGGCTGTATGGAATAAACTGAGGTGGGCCTGTTTCCTCCATGAAAAAAAGTTACAAGGTCtgcatgtgggttttttccaagtAAATACCAGTGAACCTAAAAGCTGTACATACAATACCTAAGTTTCTAACAAGAAGTTATAGGGGTTGGAATGTGTGATCATCTCATCTCTATCAGTGTATAAGCatgaggagggagggagggaaagctCAGCAAAAACAAGGCAGTCTAAAACAGTAACTATGCTTCAGAGAACCAGCTACTGCAGGGTACATAACTTCTCACTTCTTAAGCATCGTGCTCCAGGATAAGCAACAGGACATGTAATAATTCTCTGCACAAGTGACACCTTTGGCCCTACAAGACAAGGCCAAAAGCCTTGTGTTGCCATGTTAACCAGTTCCCATTAACACAGTTAACACATGCTGATGGAGCTGTTAATGTCCATTTCATCACTCATACCTGTGTACTAGCAGCCTTTCTTAATTATATCCCCAAAGTCATCCTTACTGTCAGAGGAGAGTTTTGACATTTGCCAACATGATCTAGTCTAAAGTTACTTACTGCTGCTAACCCAGTAACCACGATTTCCTTCTAAAGAaccagaggggtttttttttggaattcACTTGATGTTGACCTTATCACCTGACCAGAACAAACCTTTATCTTGAAAGGCACAATGCTTTTGCAGGTAACTTCCCTCATGTTCATTTTTTCAGAGTTTCATATCCTGTTGGGCAGGATATGATCTGTGTGGGATCACTTTTTTTGATGTTCCAGATTGATATTTGACCATGTCTTCCACTTCTACAGAAGTCTGCTGACTTGACTGATGTCAGTTGATTCTGAACTGAGAATTACTCAGCTAATTAGTGGCTGACATTCCATCTTCTTCGCAAGAGAcacagaaattgaaaatatttctgccacCTTGTTTTGCAGACCAACATTCAAAAGTACAAGCCACAGAAGCCACCAATGAccaataaaaagaagaaaaaaaaagtactgctGTGGTAGGCTCCTACAGCGGGACTCACGTTGACCAATCTGTAGATCTTTGAAACCTTCACCCACTTCAATCAAACCCACCTTCCTTCTGATATTAACATTAGGGTCAAAAGGTAGCAAGGAGGTATTCCTCCGGACTGGCATCATTAAGGATCTATAGCACACCTACAGTAACAAAAGATGTAACTCAGCCATACTGTATGAGGGAAGATGCTGGGTTTatgtttgtgggtttggtttccATCACTTGTTCCAATGGATTTGCTAAAGAATGGTAATTTCCACTTTCACCAGTGATTTAGCATAAGTCTTCTGATGATGTAAATGAGGTGGAGGAGACTTTATCAGCTTATTCAGAGAAAGCCATCAAGTACCACTTTTCCATACTTTTTTACTTTCCTTGATGAGCAAATTACTGCAGTTATCATAAATACTTCCCGGAAccaagaagttaaaaaaatctaaGGAAGACTGGAAGTCTGGCAATTTCCTTCTTTCATCACttcaaaatcacaaaaaccagaaaaatctctgaaaacatTCTGTGGTATTACAAATTGAATGTTTTACATCAGTCAAACCCTTTCAGTTCAACTAGTAAGTCAAATTAGGCCAAATATCAATTACATCACATCTACTATATTCAAGAAATTCACACACTTACATGAGGTAGCTGGTCTTGTGTAACCTTCCgtctaaaaatataaaaaggttCTTATTAGACTTTCTGACTAAAATTTCATAAAACAGTACCTACTGCAACTGCCTTTAGGAAAGGAACAAGTACTTTTATTTATGCCAACataattaaattgaattaaattcCTCACACACAGATATAGACTTctgtaaatataaattaaatttgagaaaaaaattgcttacatttgaaaatatttaagttgcaaaaattaaaaattattgaagttaaagtaataaaatttcTGAATCACTGAATTCAGACTGAACAAGTTTCAATTTAAAACAtctaaaaccttaaaaatataaagctttggcttttttcagattaatttcaATACTACTGTTCTTTTCCCTGGATCTTTCAGGGCAACCTAAAGGTAAGCCTTAGCTCAACTCACTATTACACTTCctagaaacacacagaaaatttaaGAGGTTTTGCCTGcagtacttttaaaatttactcTATTAAACATAAAAGCACTGATAAAAGACACATGAAGAGAAATTTTACATTTACTTCCAATTACCTTATACATTTTTAATCCTTCactcttctccagctctcctgctaTTCGTTTGAAAAACGAGACTTTGCATTCTTTTGtatcttttggttttttccttattttatctGGAAATTCTTTAGACTGTAAACAAAACCAGCTTGAAAAGGTTAATATCAAAATATAttacagtattaaaaaatttaCACATTTCACCTTCTGGACAAGCTTCCAAAAGACTGGTAAACATTGATTTGAATATTATGAACTAATTTCTTCTCTGCAACATATCTACTCAAATTTTAAAGTTACTAAAGTagtcttcaaaacaaaaaatggatACCATGCAAAGCTTGCTACCAGAAGGAAACACCCTCTGTACCAAATCCAGCAATTCTATGGACATGCTGGGGAATAAAAAAGAATCCCATTGTTTTTGGAACCTGATCCTGAAAGCAATCTAAACACTTAGGAACAGACTTTGGAGCTGAAACAGACAGGCAGCCCTGGACTGCACTGCCTCAACAGCCCATATCATCAGAGCTCTTCATGCTGGCCTGACCCAGATAGAGTCAACTATACTGGCAATTTATTATATGGGGGTTTAAACTTCAAATGATctaattatttagaaaaaaaaataagggagTATCATAAAGAAGTTTTGATCAAAATGCATCAAAATTACTCACAATGTATTCTCTTCTGTGTTTATATCCACTAAGATGTTCTATCATAGGCGCCACCTCTGAATTACACCCACACAGCCTGCACTCGTAACGTGGCTCTCTTCTTCCTTCAAATCTGACTTCAACCACATGTTCTAAACCTGCAAAAGCAAGAGttacaaatatttctattttactaCAGActactgaaataaatgtattcttTACAATGCTGCTCATCAAATTCAAAATCAATATGTGaaattattctattttcagAATTTGACACTCCCTCAGGACCACTTCAACACTTCTATGGACTTATTACCCAATCAGCTAAATTTATCTCTTTCCAATATCTTATTCTGAAAGGAAATACACCATCTATGGCAGATTTCAAAGCccaccaaaaatatttaatgcatcTTTACTCCTGTCTGGGATATTTTTTCAAGAAACTAAGAAAGAGAATGAGAATAGGAAATGCCCTACAAATGTCTAgatttaaaaactgcatttaaaatacttaGTCAAAGATAATTTGGACAGTATCTGAGTAAAAGCAGATCTAGGAAAGACATTAATCACTTCACAGGAAAGACATTAATCACTTCACAAAACTGAATCTTTCACAATCTGAAAATGTTCCATAAACTTTTAAGGATCACAAGAATGAAAATGGgaatattcttaattttttctagAAATTACTGAGAGAATTCCTTTAAAGTATTTAGAAACCTTCAAGTTTAAGGCTTCTTACCTAGCatgaaaattttattctgaaaagcTTGAacataataaatttaaaagcagtttaaaacaAATAGGAAAATCCTGCAGCTGTTCCCTTATGTCATAATTTCCAGTACTCTGTATTTTGATGGGTTgatcccagccagcagccaagaaCCACATAGCTGCTTGCTCACTCACATCCACACCCCTCAGCAGGGTGGGGAGAACACGGGAcgaacaaaagcaacaaaactcATGGACTT comes from Camarhynchus parvulus chromosome 2, STF_HiC, whole genome shotgun sequence and encodes:
- the LOC115916761 gene encoding uncharacterized protein LOC115916761 isoform X2 → MKYRVLRRVKRSFTGYITCLKDFMNDPRREEPLIGLEHVVEVRFEGRREPRYECRLCGCNSEVAPMIEHLSGYKHRREYISKEFPDKIRKKPKDTKECKVSFFKRIAGELEKSEGLKMYKTEGYTRPATSSPLKKKSRWEDDYKQENDPVRKQKALEFLETFHITSDSEATLVVRITQELMEALKAFCEKKAADNYTNSLGPLVPVPQDEFPERQSIPEHYGPDVEYKGSSDWNQGFLSQYEECSEDASFAPAHPNSYQEDNGSSSCHLTPDNFASVSLLGDSPAVEPDIPASGVSQWLRQLRNSAPSMNLAPGASSYQSSPVKEYSAEYISSDVQGNELCDNRLSFGRENTKWSNQQVCTKARHISDQELSYPNYSALYPSSGRYFTNYASQNYSSYKNYESVNTCTSSAISTVSGRGGSRWHQDTRWNEWNEDYRWNEDSSWKQESRCQEFRYQKSGYQTDWSSHQDSFSGSGSYQDHQQFRSSEEMFDGADVGLAPSAVNKLLGKDVPTMTRMLKQLAPYYPALQKVNIQTFVNVLIEAREKD
- the LOC115916761 gene encoding uncharacterized protein LOC115916761 isoform X1; this encodes MSAVPEEVKAEDGKAVPEKKLFYCDVCKIYCMCAISLQSHYRGAKHRRQEKAMRRRNLYCSSALIQVPMKYRVLRRVKRSFTGYITCLKDFMNDPRREEPLIGLEHVVEVRFEGRREPRYECRLCGCNSEVAPMIEHLSGYKHRREYISKEFPDKIRKKPKDTKECKVSFFKRIAGELEKSEGLKMYKTEGYTRPATSSPLKKKSRWEDDYKQENDPVRKQKALEFLETFHITSDSEATLVVRITQELMEALKAFCEKKAADNYTNSLGPLVPVPQDEFPERQSIPEHYGPDVEYKGSSDWNQGFLSQYEECSEDASFAPAHPNSYQEDNGSSSCHLTPDNFASVSLLGDSPAVEPDIPASGVSQWLRQLRNSAPSMNLAPGASSYQSSPVKEYSAEYISSDVQGNELCDNRLSFGRENTKWSNQQVCTKARHISDQELSYPNYSALYPSSGRYFTNYASQNYSSYKNYESVNTCTSSAISTVSGRGGSRWHQDTRWNEWNEDYRWNEDSSWKQESRCQEFRYQKSGYQTDWSSHQDSFSGSGSYQDHQQFRSSEEMFDGADVGLAPSAVNKLLGKDVPTMTRMLKQLAPYYPALQKVNIQTFVNVLIEAREKD